The nucleotide window GTTCTCGGCGCCCGGCGGAATGGCGAACCGCACGTTCAGCGCCGCGTCGCCCTTTGCTTCCTGCGCCGGCGGTTTCTTCGCCAGCACGATCCCCAGCACCGACCGGTCCTTCCCGGCCGTGCCGTTGGGCGTGTAATGTACCTCGAACATCACTTGCGATCCCTTCGGCACCTTCTTCGCCATCCCCTCGGGGTAAACGAGCGGCTGGTCGCCCGGCACGTAGGTCCCGATCATGTAGCGCGCGAAGTTGTTGTGATCCAGCTTTCCACCCGGCGGGACCATGTACACGATGACGTGGTGAACGACCGCCCGGTAGTCGGGCCGCACTTCTGCCGCCTGCACCCACATGTCTTCCTTCAGCGGCGCGCCGACCGTGATGTGCTGGTACGGGATGCCCATTCCGAGCAGCGAGGTCGCGGGCACGTCGAACGGCTGGTTCATCTTCAGCACCAGGTCCGGCTTTTGTGGGAGCCGCCACCCGTCGATGAACTGCGCCGGCGCCGGCGCGTCCTTCGGGTCCCCCTCGGGGCACCCGGCGTCGATCCACGCCAGTAGCGTTTTCTTTTCTTCCGCCGACAGCCGGCGGTCGTTCTTGAAGTGGCCCGCTGGGGCGTCCGCGTGCCACGGCGGCATGACGCCGTCCGCGACCACCTCGCGAATCATGTCCGCCCAGCCCTTCGCCTGCTTGTACGAGGTGAGGGCGAACGGGCCGACCTCGCCGGCGCGGTGGCACTCCTGACACTTCGCCTGGAAAATCGCGGCCACGTGCTTGTGGTAACTGACCGCGGCGGTCGGCACGGGCTTCTTCTCGCGGGTTAGCTTGCACCCCGCCGCGGCGGTGAACGGCTTCTTCACCTCCCGACCCTCCAGAACCGCGTCCAGAGCAGCGGCCAGTTCGCGGGTGGTGGCCTTGTCGCGGTGGACGCCGGGGGCGAACTGGTCGTCGATCCGCCCCGCGTACCGGACGGTACGGGTCGCGTCGAGCACCACGACCGTCAGGACGCGCGAAACCGCCAGTTTGTCCGCCAGCTTCGTGCCGTCGTCCTTCAGGAGTGGGAACGGCAGCTTCAGATCTTTTGCGGCCCGGGCCACCTCGTCCGCCGAGTCGGTGAGCTGGCTGTTGACTGCGACGAACACCACACCGTCGTCGGCGTAGCGCTTGCGGAGGTCGGCGAGCCGGCCCCAGTACGCCTTACACACCGGGCAATCGAGGGCGGTGAACGCGATGACGGTGGCCTTCGCGTCGCGGGCCTGCTCGTTCAGTGCCCACGGCTTGCCCGAGAGCGGTTCCGTCAGGGTGAAATCGGCGACCTTCGCTCCGACGGGCGCGGGCTGGTCCCCGGCCGTGAGCGGACTCGCGCCGAGGGCGAGCGAAAGCGCAACGAGGGTCCGGTGGAGCACGTCAAAGCCTCCCTGGGTGGGGCACAGGTGTCGGAGAGGTATCAGGCCGTTCGGCGGGCGCCGGCCGTGGAAGTCGAGCAGTCACGCCCGCGGGCGCAGGAACCGCTCTATCATCAGCCGCGCGGTGTCGCGGAACGCCGCGAGATCGATCCGCGGGTCGAGGAACTTGCGCCACGTCAGCCCGTCGGCGAGCGCGATCAGTGTTTCGGCGGCCCGGCGCGGGTCGAGGGCGGGGTCGATGTGCCCGCCCTCTTGCCCACGGCGCAAGAGTTCGACCATCCCGGCGACGATCTCCTGATCGTCGCGGCGAACAACCTCGGCCACGCGCGGGTTGCGCATGGCTTCCGCGGTACACTCGAAGTGAAGCGGCCCGCACGCCGGATCGTTGATTTGCCCCAGCACGTCTTCCGCCAACTGGAGCAGCCCCGCGATCACGTCCGGGTTGGCCGCGGCGGTCGCGAACCGCGCGTGGGTGTCCTGCCGGTTCTCGCCGGCCATCGCGACGATGATGTCGTCCTTGCTGCGGAAGTAGCGGTACACGGACCCGGGGCTCAGACCGGCCTCCCGACACACTTCCTGCATGGACGTTTGATGGAACCCGTGGCGCGCGAAGCACCGTTCGGCCGCGGCCAGGATCTGCTTGCGGCGGTCGTCGGCCAGTGCGCACACGGCGGCCTCTCTCATCGCGAGCGAACGTTCATTCGCATCATAATTGCCGGCGGATTCGTGTCAATTCGGATTGTTCGGATTGCAGCAACCTTCACACATACAACACCAGCCCGGTTCCGGAGAACGACGTTCATGGCCACCGAACTGCCCGGCTGTCACCGCTATTTGAACCGCATCGCCCCGACGCCGCTCGTGCCGGTGCAACTGGACGCCGGGCGGCCCGCGGTGTGGTGCAAGCTGGAGTTCCTGAACCCGAGTGGCAGCACCAAGGACCGCATCGCGCGGTTCATCCTGGAGAAGGCGTGGCGCCGCGGGCTGGTGACGTGCGGGGGCCGGGTCGTCGAGGCGTCGAGCGGGAGCACGAGCATCGCCCTGGCGCTCGCCTGCGCGCAGATGGGGCTGAAGTTCCTGGCGGTGATGCCGGAGGGCGTGAGCAACGAGCGGGTGTTCATCATCCGGGCCTACGGCGGCGACGTGACGTTCACCCCGGCGGCGCTGGGGATTCGCGGCGCGATCGCGGAGGTGGAGCGGCTCGGGGCCGAACCCGGCGTGTTCCTGCCGAAGCAGTTCGCGAACCTCGACAACGCCGAAGCCCACCGGCTCGGGACCGCGCGCGAGGTGCTGGACCAGATCCCCGGCGGCCGGGTCGATGCGGTGGTCAGCGGGGTCGGCACCGGGGGGACGCTGGTGGGGCTGTTCGAGGGGCTGCGCGAGAACGGGTGCCGGGTGGTGCCGGTGCTGGCCCGCCCGGTCAACCTCGTGAGCGCACCGGAGGTCGAGTGCTGTAGCTTCTCGGCGCGCATCCCGGGCGTCGCGGACTCGATCTCGGAGATTTTCCGCCCCGAGCGCGTTCCGGGCTTATTGACCGTTGAGGTGCGCGACGAGGACGCCATCGCCACGACGCGCGAGCTGATCCGGCTGGGGTTCCCGGTCGGCCCGAGTTCCGGGCTGAACTACTGCGCCGCGCTCGAAGCCCTGCGCCAGCTCAACGACCCGCACGCCCAGGTGGTCACGGTGTTCCCGGACCGGATGGAGCGCTACTTCACCACCGAACTGTTCAAGCCGTTCGTATGATGGAAGGTCGCCCGGTTCGTCCCCTCGAGCAGGCCGCGTAATGAGCATCCGGCTGTCGTGCCCGTCCTGTAACCACGGTTTCGCACTGCCCGTCCTGCCGGGGCACCGTCGCGCGACGTGCCCGCGGTGCGGCGACGTGTTCCCGATTCGGACCTACACGGAGGAAGGGGATCACGAGCCGGTGGCGGAGACGACCGGAACCGCCGTCGCACCTAAAAGCCAGAAGCAGCCCTTCTGGAACAACGGGTTTTACCTCCTGCTGGTTACCTTCGCGCTGGTGGTGATCGCTTCGGGCGTCATTGTCGGGATGCGGACAAGAGACGGATCGGGGCCATCGAACGACGGCCTTTCTTCCGTGCCACCTCCGTCGTCGGAATTGGCCGCGCTCCGCTACCTCCGCGGGAACTCCAACATCGTGTTCGCGATTCGCCCGGAACCGCTGCTCGCGTATGCGGAACGGACAAAGCAGCAACCCGGCGACGTGCTGAAACGGTCCGGGCTTCCGGACGGACTCGGCGCGACGGTCGAGCAACTGGGCGTTCCGCTCGCGCAGATCGATCACCTCGCGGGCGGGCTCGAACTGGGCGAGGGCGACGACGCTATCCGACTGACGTTGGTGCTGGTGCTGAAACAACCGCCCGCCGACGAGGACATGTTTCTGAGTAAGCTGAAGGCGCGGCCGGTGGCCGGAAAGCGCGACCGGTACGACGCCGCGGTGGGCCGGTTCGGCTTGCTCCTCGCACGGGTGTCGCCGACGGTATGGGTGTTCGGGTTGAACCAGAAGGACTTTAGCGCGATCGAGGCTGGCGAGCACCGTCCGGCGGGTGCGCAGTTCCGCGGCGACGATCGCTCGGGACTTCGCGGGATGATCCGGGCCGTCCCGGCGGACGCCGCGGTGTGGGCCGCGGCCGACGACGACCGCGACTGGACGCAGAAACCCGCGCTGAAGCTGTTCGGCAACGCGCCCGAGGTGAAGAAGTGGTTGACGGCGGTGAAGGACGGGCGGGGCGGTACGCTCGCGGTGCGCCTCGGCGAGCAGCCGCAGGTGCAACTGCGCGTGCGGGCCGTCGATGAAGCGACGGCCGGGCGCGTGCGCTCGTACTTCGCGGCGCAAGCGGGGGAGCTTCCCTCGGCGCGGTTCGGGGGAGAAGGCGCGCTCGCCGAGTTCGATTCGCCGTTCAGTGCGGACACGGGTCGACTGCTTCAGCGCTTCCTCGCCGACGCCGGCCGGTAAAGCGGGCGCCGTTCGGTTCTTGAACCTTCTCTGTGACTATCGGCGCACCCGGTCGGGCCGCTGCCGTGCTCAATCGCGCCGTGCCCGGGATGTCATCGCGAGTTCGTGCGTAATGACATGACCGGAACGGACCGAGCATCTGTTCAATTCGTTATCCGGCCGCCCCGTGTTGACTGTGTCGCGCCACACGCCGATACTCGATGAAAACGTGTCACCCGAACTTCGGACGGTGCTCATGCCACGCGCCCTCGCCCTCGGCCTTCTCGTCGTTGCCGCGCTACCGGCTCGCGCCGACGACGCCATCGCCCCGGAAACTGTCACCGCGACCAAGTCCGCCTCGGTCTACGTTCGGGTCGAGGGGGACGACTGGAAGGGCTCCGGGTCCGGGTTCGTTGTCACCGTCGACAAGGACAACGTGCTCGTGGTCACCAACCACCACGTCGTACTCAAGCCGCCGCCCGGCGCCCCGCCGAAGCCGGCGACCGTGCGCGTGGTGTTCGGCAGCGGAACCGTGGCCGAGCGCGAGTACCGGGCGGCGGTCGTCGCGGCCGACGAGGAGCGCGACCTCGCCGTGCTCCGGGTGACCGACGTGAAGGACCCGCCCAAGCCGATCGCGTACCTCGACCCGCCCAAACCGGTCGAGACGATGAGCGTGTACTCGTTCGGGTTCCCGCTCGGGCAGGCGCTCGCGACCGGCAAGGGAGCCCCGGCCGTCACCGTCGGCAAGGCGTCGGTCTCCAGCCTCCGCGAGGGGAGCGACGGCGAACTGGCTACCATCCAGATCGACGGCAACTTGAACCCGGGTAACAGCGGCGGACCGGTCGTCGACGGCAAGGGGCGGCTGGTCGGCGTGGCCGTTGCCCGCATCCGGGACGGTCAGGGGATCGGGTTCCTCGTCCCGGCGGCCGAGGTGGGCCGGCTGATGGCCGGGCGCGTCGAGCGGGTGCGGGTCAGCACCGGCAAGGGAGACGGCGGAAGGCCGATCGCGCGCGTCGAGGCCGAGGTGATCGACCCGGCCGGCGCGGTCCGGAGCGTGACCGCGTACTGCGTCGTGGTTCCACCGAAGGAGAAAGCGCCGGACGCCGCCGCGCTCGACAAGCACCCGCGCGCCAAGAAGGTCGTTCTGAAGGTGGACAACGGCCTGGCTGTCGGCGAACTGGCGATCGACAAGGCCGAGGGCGCGGTGCTGGTTCAGGTGATCGGCGACCGGGGGGCCAAGACGGAAGCCGTGGCCACCCGCCCGCGCGCCTTCGCGCTCGCTCCGGGCTTGACGCCCGGAGACCTGGCCGGCCCGCCGCCGGCCGGATGGAAGGAGCACACCTCGCGCGGCAAAGAGTTCTCGGTCTGGTTGCCCGAGAAGCCGGCGCGGCAGACCGAAGAGCGGCGCAACTTCGCCTTGGGCGCGCGCGCCTTCCCGGCCGGCGGCGTGACCGGAGAAACGGAAGACGGGCTCGGCTACCGAGCGGAGACGGTCGACCTCCCGCCCACGCTCGCCCGCCTCGCGGCCGACTTGTTCCCTGCCATCCGCAGCTCCCTGCGGGACGAAACTGCGGGACGGATCACCGAATCGGTTCAGGCCCAAATCGGGACGCTGCACGGGGCCGAGTTCTGGCTCGAGTCCCGGACCGGCATCACCCGCGTGCGGGCGTACGTGCACGACCGGCGGATCTACCTGGTGCGAGTAACCGGTACGACCGGCCAGGTGTCGGGTGCCGACGCGGAAACCATCCTCGCGTCTTTCCGCAAGCCGGGGGACCTCCAGGCCCAGGCGCCGGCCACGCGCCCCTCCCCCGGCAAGCCGGCCGAGCCGAACGTGGTGCCCTCGGGTAAGGAACCGTTCATCCTCGGGTCAATCGCTCACGACCCGAAGTTCAAAACGATCGGCCCGGCGGGCGCGATCCTGATCGGGGTCGAGGCTCGGTTCGGCAAGTTCGGGGACCTCGACATCGTGCGGGCCGTGCGCCCGATCTACCGGGTGAACGGCAAAGAGGAATTCGGCAAGCAGTTCGGCAACGACCTGAAGGGCGCGGTCACGCTCAAGGCCAAAGACGGGTACGCGGTCGGCGGGGTGACGGGGAAAGCCGGGTGGTGGTGTAACGGGTTCGCGCTCACGTTCATGAAGGTGAAGCCGGACGGCACGCTCGATCCGAAAGACTCTTACGAGAGCGAGTGGGCCGGTTTCAACGGCAAGGGGGACGTGCACCGGGTGATGACCGACGGCGCCCCGGCGGTCGGCATCGTCGGGAAGATCGTTGGTCACGAGACTACCGCGTTCGGCCTGCTCTTCAAAGGCCAGGAGGGGTTCGAGACCAACCCGTCGGCACCGGTCCCGGGCGCGCCCGGGGAGCCGAAGGTCATCGCACTGGGTAAGGAGCCCTACATCCTCGGGTCGATCGAACACGACCCGAAGTTCAAGACGATCGGCCCGGCGGGCGCGATCCTGATCGGCCTGGAGGTGCGGTTCGGCAAGTTCGGCTCGACCGACATCGCGCGGGCCGTGCGCCCGATCTACCGGGTCGACGGTGAGGAGGAGTTCGGGCGCCAGTTCGGCCGGGACATGAGGGGCGCAATCACCCTGAAGGCGAAGGACGGGTACGCGGTCGGGGCGATCATCGGCAAGGCGGGATGGTGGTGCAACGGGTTCGCGCTCACGTTCATGAAGGTGAAGCCGGACGGCACATTGGACCCGAAAGACTCCTACGACAGCCCCTGGGTCGGGTTCGACGGCCGGGGTGAGGTGTTCAAGGTGTCCGGTGACGGCGCCCCGGTCGTCGGCATCGTGGGCAAGATCGTCGGCGCCGAGACCACCGCCCTCGGGTTGGTGTTCAAGGGACAAGAAAAGTTCGCCGTCGGCGACGGGAGCGGCGCGCCCGTAAACCCGAAGGTCACCGCCGCCGGCAAAGAGGCGGTGACCTTCGGGGGCGAGCAGAACCGGGCGTTCGAAGCCCCCGGCCCCGACGGGGCCATCTTGGTCGGGTTGGAACTCAGCATTGAGGAGGCGATCGGCGAAGATTGCATCAACGGGGTGCGGCCGATTTACCGGGTGACGAGCGGCGGGAAAACCGAGATCAAGATCGGGGAACGGTACGGCGCGCGTGAGGACCGGTTGGTCACCCTGAAGGCGCGGGCCGGGTACGCGGTCGGCGCCATGACCTACAAGTACAGCCGGGACTTCGACGGCTGCCTGCTCACGTTCATGAAGATCAAGGCCGACGGCACGCTGGACCCGAAAGACTGCTACGACAGCGAGTGGATCGGGTGGAAGGGGCGCGCGAACGAGGGACGCATTGACGGCGAGGGGAAGCCCGTTGTCGGAATCGTTGGCCGAGGAGACGCCAAGGAGGTGACCGGGTTCGGGCTACTGTTCAAGGGCCAGACGTTCGATCCGGCGGACAAGAACAAGTGACCCCCCGACGCGTTCCCGGGCTGCCGTTGCAGCACGGCAACCCGGGGGCACGCTCAAGAGATCATTCCTTCCCCAGCACCAGATCCACCACCCCGCACCCGCGGACGTGCGGCCCCGGCCCGCGGCAGTGGTTCAGGATGTCGTCGGAGTTACACCCGGCGTCCTGAAGCGCGTCCGCCAGGACCGGCATCGCAGAGAAGTCACGCGATTCGTACATCTGCCCCGCCAGTGCGACAGCGGTGCCAGTGCGCCATTCGGGGGAGAAGGTAACAGGGCGGAACGGGTTGCCGAAGACCTCTCGTGCGATCGCAACGATGGTCGTCGGTGGGAACACACCGAGTTCGGTGATGGCCAAGTACTGATCGATATTCTCTGTTTCCCCGTCCAGCGCGAAGATGGCGTAGAACGCGGTTTGAAACTCCGGCGCGTCTGCGATGCTCTGCGACATGCGCCCGGCCAGCAAGGGCTCGACTTGCAACCGGCCGGACAGTTCCCACATCGCAACCCGTGCGTCATAAAACGCCTGCTCACGCTGGGATCGTTCCAGCAGTCCGTCGGCGTCTTGTTCGGCCGCATCGACTGCTGCCCGCAACCGCGGATCGGTCGGTCGCGCTTGAAGGGTGCGAGCCAACGCGCAGGCGAAGAAGCGCAGCTTCCGGGCACTCGCGCGGGTGCGGAGGGCCTCCAACACCTCGGCCGGATCATCACACGCCAGCCACTCCGCTTCGGTCATCGGCGGCCCTCGCTGCCTTTCGGCGTCCCATTACTTCACGCTGACGGCGACCGGCGCGCTCCAGTTCCCGCAGCGCCCGGTGGCGTCGCGCCAGCGGGCGCGGACCCGGTACTCGCCCTTCTCCGCGAACACCTCGCGCGGGATCTCCACCGAACGCCCCTCCGCCACGTCCTTCCGCCAGTGGTTCGCCAGTTCGTACCAGCCCTTCTGGCCGACGCGCCCCACCCGCCACTCCAGCGCCGCGGACTTGGCCCCGGCGGGCGACGTGAACGCCGCGGCCTCGAACGTGTAGCCGTTGGCCTTGGGGCGCGTCACCGCCGGTTTCGCCGGGATCTTGTCGTCTTTCGCCTCGTGCGCCAGGTAGCCCCAGCCGTAGCCGCGCTGGTCGCCGTCGTTGGGGGCGTAGTTCTTGACCGGGCGAACGTCGGTGCAGAACTCGATCAGGTACTTGCGGAACCCGGCGAAGTCGGCGGTCGCCAGCGTCCGCTTCCACGCGCCGCCGAAGTGGTCGCCGGTGGCCGGGTTGACGAAGTACGCGCCCTTCGGGTTGATTCGCGGGTGGTGGTTCCAGCGGGCTTCGTCCAGCCGCGGCCAGTCCACACGGAACCCTTTCGGCGTCAGCGCCGAACCGAGGTCGGACACCAACTGGCCGACCTGCCCGCCGCGGTCGGTGCCGTCGGCCGCGAACAGGTCGAGCACCTCGCGTGCCCGGTTGCGGTACTCCAGCGCGATCGCGGGGTGCTGGAGGCAGTTCGCCGCGTCGATGTAGCCCGGCTGGTGGTGCCGCGGGACGAACGTCATGTCCATGTCCCACGGGATCGGCGCCCAGCGCCCGTCCGGGCGGCGGTAGTACCCGTGGTTGCCGTCGGGCCGCAGGTCCACGTTGCCGAGCAGACGGTTCAGCGCGTGAAAGCTGAAATACGTCGGCAGGTCGAGGTTCTGGCGCCACCAGTCCTCTTTCGGGTTGGACCGCATCCCGTTAAGGAACTTGTCCCACTCCTTCTGGGCGTCCGTCATGCCCTTGGGGGTGTGCTTGATCCCGCTCTGGATGCTGACCGTCAGCCCGTCCGCCAGCGGCCGGTCGGCGAGCAGCTTGGGGTTCATTTCGCCGAGCGCGATGTAGACGCCCCACAGGTCGCCCGCGTACTGGTCCTTCGCGGCCACCTCGTCGGCCCCGGTGACCACGCGCCACTGCACCCACGTCGCCTGCGGGCTGGGGACTCCGGCGAGCCGGTACGAGCGCATGCACAGCACCTCGTCCAGCCCGGTGATGCCGCGGTGGACCGGCAGGTACGGCGTGGACCCGCCCGGGTTCAGGTCGAGGCTGTCGCACGAGACCGGGAACGGGACGCCGTCGTGATCGACCATCGGCACGTCGTGCCCGCGGGCGAACTTCAGCGCCCATTTGTTCTTGCCGGCGATGTGGGCGCTCCCCTGGCCGCGGTTGCTGTACTGGATGTGGTCGTACACGATTCCGCGGTAGACGACCGTGCCCTGCTGCTTCTGCTTGTGGAAGTTTCCGTCCCACTGGCTCTTCGCAACGTCGTCCGCCCGCGCGAGCAGGTGTAAGGGTTGGAGCGTGTTGAGGAACGCCGCCGAGAACGCCAGCGGCAGCACCTTTCCGGGCTCGCGCGAACCGGTCCAGGTCGCGGGGCCGGCGTTGCACCACCACGCGAAGTTGGGGCAGGTGTCGTCGGCCGCCGGGAACCGCAGGGCTTTGCCCGCCCCGTCGGTCGCGGTGACCCGGTAGCGGAGCAGCCACCGGTGCTTCTGATACGTCGCCGGCACCCGAACGCTGAACACGCCGTCGCCGGCCTTCTCGTCGCCCTCCTTGCCGTCGTCCCGCATCGGGAGGTCGGTCCAGTCCTTCTCGTACTCGGCGTCGGCCTTGCGGACGTACTTCCCCGGCGCGACCGCTTGCAGCTTCAGGGTGACCTTCGTCACGTCGGCCGGCAGCTTCGCGGTCACCAACACCGGCACCCCGGGCCTCGGCGCGACGGGCTCGTGACGCGCCTCCCCAACCGCGAGCGGCTTTACCGCAGCGTCCGCTTTGCGCGGGGTATCGGTGGGCGGTTGAGCGAAGACGGGTGAGGCGACGGTGACGAGCAGCCACGTAAGGAGCATCGGGAGCCGGTCGGTCATATGTGTTGCTCGCGGAGAATCGGGGGAAGGTCGCGTTGCGGGAGCGGGACGCTCGTGGCGTCACTCCTTGCCCAGTACCAAGTCTACCACCCAGCACCCGCGCACGTGTACTCCGTCGCCGCGGCAGTGGTTCAGGATGTCGTCGGAGTCACACCCGGCGTCCTGAAGCGCATCGGCCAGAACCGGCATCGCGCCGAAGTCGCGCGACTCGTACATCTGCGCGGCGAGCGCGACGGCTTGACTTAGTCCTACTGCCAAATTGAGGGCTCACAACGGTTTCGGCGGTCGGGGCGAGATGCGTAAGTTCCGGTAGCACCCGCGCGAAGAATCACCCGGTAGCCCCTTGACGCGGGAGACACATGACGGCATATCCGCCGGCATTGGGGCCGAATAGCTCGGGGGGGGCGTGTCATGCGGCGCATTGTGCTCGCGGCGGGTGTGTTGTGCGCGGTGGCGGTAACAGGGCGCACCACAGCTCAGAACAGCTCGACCGGCTTCTCGACACCGGGTCAGGTGGTCGGCTCGTACAGCGGAAACTTGAACCCGGTTGGTAACCGGTTGCCCCAGGTGGCGCCGCCCGTCGGTCAGGCGATTACCGGCAACGCTCAGCAGCGGCCGTACGACCCGAACCACCCCTACGACGCCTTCAAGGGGAGCAGCTTCAGCCCGAACGATCTGGTGGCGCCGCTCGTCGGCCCGGACGGTCAACCGGTCCAACCGCCGGACGCGCTCGACCGGCTGTCCGAGAAGATCAAGGCGTTCTTCGTAAAGACCCCGGCGCCGCCGCCCCGTCCGCCGTACACCCCCGGCATCAGCCGCCGCAACAAGGAGCGGCGTGAGATGCGTGAGATCCCCTGGCGCCGCGACTGATGCGCCACGTTGGTTGCTCTGTATTTCTGTAGCTGGCCTCAGTGAGGCCAGCGCAACACGGATGATGCCGCGCAGGCCCATGTCGGTTCCGTGCTTACGAAAGCAAGTTTTGAGAGGATCAACAGGATCAACAGGATTTGAAATTGATCGGTCTTCAATCCTGTTGATCCTGTCAAAATCTTCTCGGCTTCTCCATTGAGCTTTGGTGCTGCGGTCTCGCCTCAGGCGGGACGTGGTCGCACGGCGCCGCGTGCGTTTGATACCGCCGCGTGTTCTTAT belongs to Gemmata obscuriglobus and includes:
- a CDS encoding redoxin domain-containing protein; translation: MLHRTLVALSLALGASPLTAGDQPAPVGAKVADFTLTEPLSGKPWALNEQARDAKATVIAFTALDCPVCKAYWGRLADLRKRYADDGVVFVAVNSQLTDSADEVARAAKDLKLPFPLLKDDGTKLADKLAVSRVLTVVVLDATRTVRYAGRIDDQFAPGVHRDKATTRELAAALDAVLEGREVKKPFTAAAGCKLTREKKPVPTAAVSYHKHVAAIFQAKCQECHRAGEVGPFALTSYKQAKGWADMIREVVADGVMPPWHADAPAGHFKNDRRLSAEEKKTLLAWIDAGCPEGDPKDAPAPAQFIDGWRLPQKPDLVLKMNQPFDVPATSLLGMGIPYQHITVGAPLKEDMWVQAAEVRPDYRAVVHHVIVYMVPPGGKLDHNNFARYMIGTYVPGDQPLVYPEGMAKKVPKGSQVMFEVHYTPNGTAGKDRSVLGIVLAKKPPAQEAKGDAALNVRFAIPPGAENYQVAASHTFEKPTTLLSLSPHMHLRGKAFKYELVNKDGTRETLLNVPKYDFNWQLSYELAKPRALPAGSKIECTAWYDNSAKNPFNPNPGKKVTWGDQTWDEMMIGFFEYYDTP
- a CDS encoding TetR/AcrR family transcriptional regulator encodes the protein MREAAVCALADDRRKQILAAAERCFARHGFHQTSMQEVCREAGLSPGSVYRYFRSKDDIIVAMAGENRQDTHARFATAAANPDVIAGLLQLAEDVLGQINDPACGPLHFECTAEAMRNPRVAEVVRRDDQEIVAGMVELLRRGQEGGHIDPALDPRRAAETLIALADGLTWRKFLDPRIDLAAFRDTARLMIERFLRPRA
- a CDS encoding PLP-dependent cysteine synthase family protein, with translation MATELPGCHRYLNRIAPTPLVPVQLDAGRPAVWCKLEFLNPSGSTKDRIARFILEKAWRRGLVTCGGRVVEASSGSTSIALALACAQMGLKFLAVMPEGVSNERVFIIRAYGGDVTFTPAALGIRGAIAEVERLGAEPGVFLPKQFANLDNAEAHRLGTAREVLDQIPGGRVDAVVSGVGTGGTLVGLFEGLRENGCRVVPVLARPVNLVSAPEVECCSFSARIPGVADSISEIFRPERVPGLLTVEVRDEDAIATTRELIRLGFPVGPSSGLNYCAALEALRQLNDPHAQVVTVFPDRMERYFTTELFKPFV
- a CDS encoding S1C family serine protease; protein product: MPRALALGLLVVAALPARADDAIAPETVTATKSASVYVRVEGDDWKGSGSGFVVTVDKDNVLVVTNHHVVLKPPPGAPPKPATVRVVFGSGTVAEREYRAAVVAADEERDLAVLRVTDVKDPPKPIAYLDPPKPVETMSVYSFGFPLGQALATGKGAPAVTVGKASVSSLREGSDGELATIQIDGNLNPGNSGGPVVDGKGRLVGVAVARIRDGQGIGFLVPAAEVGRLMAGRVERVRVSTGKGDGGRPIARVEAEVIDPAGAVRSVTAYCVVVPPKEKAPDAAALDKHPRAKKVVLKVDNGLAVGELAIDKAEGAVLVQVIGDRGAKTEAVATRPRAFALAPGLTPGDLAGPPPAGWKEHTSRGKEFSVWLPEKPARQTEERRNFALGARAFPAGGVTGETEDGLGYRAETVDLPPTLARLAADLFPAIRSSLRDETAGRITESVQAQIGTLHGAEFWLESRTGITRVRAYVHDRRIYLVRVTGTTGQVSGADAETILASFRKPGDLQAQAPATRPSPGKPAEPNVVPSGKEPFILGSIAHDPKFKTIGPAGAILIGVEARFGKFGDLDIVRAVRPIYRVNGKEEFGKQFGNDLKGAVTLKAKDGYAVGGVTGKAGWWCNGFALTFMKVKPDGTLDPKDSYESEWAGFNGKGDVHRVMTDGAPAVGIVGKIVGHETTAFGLLFKGQEGFETNPSAPVPGAPGEPKVIALGKEPYILGSIEHDPKFKTIGPAGAILIGLEVRFGKFGSTDIARAVRPIYRVDGEEEFGRQFGRDMRGAITLKAKDGYAVGAIIGKAGWWCNGFALTFMKVKPDGTLDPKDSYDSPWVGFDGRGEVFKVSGDGAPVVGIVGKIVGAETTALGLVFKGQEKFAVGDGSGAPVNPKVTAAGKEAVTFGGEQNRAFEAPGPDGAILVGLELSIEEAIGEDCINGVRPIYRVTSGGKTEIKIGERYGAREDRLVTLKARAGYAVGAMTYKYSRDFDGCLLTFMKIKADGTLDPKDCYDSEWIGWKGRANEGRIDGEGKPVVGIVGRGDAKEVTGFGLLFKGQTFDPADKNK
- a CDS encoding CotH kinase family protein — protein: MTDRLPMLLTWLLVTVASPVFAQPPTDTPRKADAAVKPLAVGEARHEPVAPRPGVPVLVTAKLPADVTKVTLKLQAVAPGKYVRKADAEYEKDWTDLPMRDDGKEGDEKAGDGVFSVRVPATYQKHRWLLRYRVTATDGAGKALRFPAADDTCPNFAWWCNAGPATWTGSREPGKVLPLAFSAAFLNTLQPLHLLARADDVAKSQWDGNFHKQKQQGTVVYRGIVYDHIQYSNRGQGSAHIAGKNKWALKFARGHDVPMVDHDGVPFPVSCDSLDLNPGGSTPYLPVHRGITGLDEVLCMRSYRLAGVPSPQATWVQWRVVTGADEVAAKDQYAGDLWGVYIALGEMNPKLLADRPLADGLTVSIQSGIKHTPKGMTDAQKEWDKFLNGMRSNPKEDWWRQNLDLPTYFSFHALNRLLGNVDLRPDGNHGYYRRPDGRWAPIPWDMDMTFVPRHHQPGYIDAANCLQHPAIALEYRNRAREVLDLFAADGTDRGGQVGQLVSDLGSALTPKGFRVDWPRLDEARWNHHPRINPKGAYFVNPATGDHFGGAWKRTLATADFAGFRKYLIEFCTDVRPVKNYAPNDGDQRGYGWGYLAHEAKDDKIPAKPAVTRPKANGYTFEAAAFTSPAGAKSAALEWRVGRVGQKGWYELANHWRKDVAEGRSVEIPREVFAEKGEYRVRARWRDATGRCGNWSAPVAVSVK